One window of the Zea mays cultivar B73 chromosome 3, Zm-B73-REFERENCE-NAM-5.0, whole genome shotgun sequence genome contains the following:
- the LOC103650643 gene encoding glutathione S-transferase T3-like, which yields MDSGYYTNLLVNGIEESQATRSDVRIQHGRAIAKSSQGRSKNFRDEEDILLVSAWLNVGMDPIQGVDQTHGTLWRRIHEYFNANMKFDSNRSEVSLMNRWSDIQHDVNLFCGCLSRVEARNHSGWSIDDKIANACVMFKAEDPKDKKFSYLHCWKILKDKPKWMDRRKEIGNAKKSATKKPKTTINSSPTSVANAIAVDAPLGGADHDEPSCTPDGKKKEKQKLRQRSSMEVVDYLIAKKKDSDLEKDLKKEERCNKAFALQEERIKLDKEKFAFQRQLKEDRIIGLDLSTMNYKQQQYYEDRQNEILARRFNI from the exons ATGGATTCTGGGTATTACACAAATCTCCTAGTTAATGGTATTGAAGAATCTCAAGCAACTCGTAGTGATGTAAGAATCCAGCATGGTCGTGCAATAGCCAAGAGTTCTCAGGGTAGAAGCAAAAATTTTAGAGATGAGGAGGACATTCTTCTTGTGTCAGCTTGGCTGAATGTGGGCATGGATCCTATTCAAGGAGTTGATCAAACACATGGCACACTATGGAGAAGGATACATGAATATTTCAATGCAAACATGAAGTTTGACTCAAATCGTTCTGAAGTTTCTTTAATGAATCGATGGTCCGACATACAACATGATGTGAATCTGTTTTGTGGATGTCTGTCTAGGGTTGAGGCTAGGAATCACAGTGGGTGGTCAATTGATGACAAG ATCGCAAATGCATGTGTAATGTTCAAGGCCGAAGACCCAAAGGATAAGAAGTTTTCATACCTGCATTGCTGGAAAATCTTGAAGGACAAGCCCAAGTGGATGGATAGGCGGAAGGAAATTGGAAATGCAAAAAAATCAGCCACGAAGAAACCGAAGACAACGATAAATTCTTCTCCAACATCAGTTGCAAATGCAATTGCCGTAGATGCCCCTCTTGGGGGTGCTGATCATGATGAACCATCATGCACACCCGACGGTAAGAAGAAGGAGAAACAAAAGCTACGACAACGTTCGTCCATGGAAGTTGTAGACTATCTAATTGCAAAGAAGAAAGATTCTGACCTTGAAAAGGACTTGAAGAAAGAGGAGAGGTGCAATAAAGCCTTTGCTCTACAGGAAGAAAGGATCAAATTGGACAAAGAAAAGTTTGCGTTCCAAAGACAGCTCAAAGAGGATAGAATAATTGGTTTGGACCTTAGCACCATGAACTATAAACAACAGCAGTATTATGAAGATCGTCAGAatgagattcttgcaagacgtttcAATATCTAG
- the LOC100282709 gene encoding receptor-type tyrosine-protein phosphatase S: MLMRAAAALPRRSSRPSEPGSSSSRAPAPGASSSRAPAPGASFDPFDVDTDPPSRPELTPEQIGLCVDALAHFEYKGKRRDDLSDEFRSLSVSDIRHMKTISVAHYPVNREKNRYIDVLPFDDTRVQLKSSARPPNNDYINASFIKATENNRVATFISTQGPLVKTFGDFWEMVFEYQCPAIVMLTHFDSIKCDKYLPLGSERRTYGDYDIKITKTRTDSHHLQLRDVKVQNIETGKVHSVLHIEYPDWPDHGVATNTDAVREIWKRLHHIPTEHPIVIHCSAGIGRTGTYITIHTTIERILLGDKSSYDLAKTVKNFRSQRPGMVQTEEQYKFCYRAIADELKDLLNSDH; this comes from the exons ATGTTGATGAGGGCCGCCGCTGCCCTCCCTCGCCGATCGTCGCGGCCCTCGGAGCCGGGGTCCTCCTCCTCCCGGGCTCCCGCCCCTGGGGCCTCCTCCAGCCGGGCTCCTGCCCCTGGGGCCTCCTTCGACCCCTTCGATGTCGATACCGACCCGCCATCACGGCCTGAGCTGACGCCCGAGCAGATCGGGCTTTGCGTCGACGCGCTCGCGCATTTCGAGTACAAGGGGAAGCGCCGGGATGACTTGTCCGACGAGTTCAGAAGCCTCTCGGTATCG GATATTAGACATATGAAAACGATCAGTGTAGCTCATTATCCTGTTAATAGAGAGAAGAACCGATATATTGATGTCTTACCAT TTGACGATACCAGAGTACAGCTAAAATCCTCAGCACGGCCTCCAAACAACGATTACATCAATGCAAGCTTTATAAAG GCTACTGAGAACAACAGAGTTGCAACATTTATTTCTACACAAGGTCCACTAGTGAAGACATTTGGAGATTTTTGGGAAATGGTCTTTGAATATCAGTGCCCTGCAATTGTCATGCTCACCCACTTTGACAGTATTAAG TGTGATAAATATCTTCCACTGGGAAGTGAACGGCGAACATATGGGGATTATGATATCAAGATTACAAAGACAAGAACAGATAGCCACCATTTACAGTTGCGTGATGTCAAGGTGCAAAACATCGAG ACAGGCAAGGTTCATTCTGTACTCCATATAGAATATCCTGATTGGCCCGACCATGGAGTGGCAACTAATACAGATGCTGTACGGGAAATCTGGAAACGACTGCATCACATTCCAACGGAACATCCTATAGTTATCCATTGCAG TGCAGGAATCGGAAGGACCGGTACTTACATCACAATCCATACTACAATTGAGCGAATTCTTCTTGGAGATAAAAGCTCTTACGATCTTGCCAAAACTGTAAAGAATTTTAGATCCCAACGACCTGGGATGGTCCAAACAGAA GAACAATACAAGTTCTGCTACAGGGCAATTGCTGACGAGCTGAAAGACCTGCTAAATTCAGATCATTGA